A window of the Streptomyces sp. Ag109_O5-10 genome harbors these coding sequences:
- a CDS encoding alpha/beta fold hydrolase: MTDGRGRVVEAGGTALVVRRRPRERTRAAVLVLHGGQENGLRPARSWQPAALRMRPFVSAAASVSSPRDVLIGQVRYRYQGWNDDADPLQDTLRALDELRGLAGDASVVLVGHSMGGRAALRAAADPSVRGVLALAPWCPPGDPVDDLAGTRIVVLHGERDRTTGPADSAAYVRQARTAGAQAGMVLLRGGDHAMLRRSRDWHRASAAAVRRLLRPERDLEGWTAEACTSDEPLLR, from the coding sequence ATGACCGACGGACGCGGACGGGTCGTCGAGGCGGGCGGGACTGCGCTGGTGGTGCGTCGCAGGCCGCGGGAGCGGACCCGCGCCGCGGTGCTCGTCCTGCACGGCGGACAGGAGAACGGACTCCGCCCGGCGCGCTCCTGGCAGCCGGCCGCGCTGCGCATGCGGCCCTTCGTCAGCGCGGCCGCGTCGGTCTCCTCGCCCCGCGACGTGCTGATCGGCCAGGTGCGCTACCGGTACCAGGGCTGGAACGACGACGCCGATCCGCTCCAGGACACCCTGCGCGCGCTCGACGAGCTGCGCGGCCTGGCCGGCGACGCGTCCGTGGTGCTGGTCGGCCACTCGATGGGCGGCCGGGCGGCGCTGCGCGCGGCGGCCGACCCCTCGGTGCGCGGGGTGCTCGCACTGGCCCCGTGGTGCCCGCCCGGCGACCCCGTGGACGATCTCGCCGGGACGAGGATCGTCGTCCTGCACGGGGAGCGGGACCGCACCACCGGTCCCGCCGACTCGGCCGCGTACGTGCGGCAGGCCCGCACCGCCGGCGCGCAGGCCGGGATGGTGCTGCTCAGGGGCGGGGATCACGCGATGCTCCGCCGCAGCCGTGACTGGCACCGGGCCTCGGCGGCCGCCGTCAGGCGGTTGCTGCGCCCCGAACGCGATCTGGAGGGATGGACGGCCGAGGCCTGCACGTCGGACGAGCCGCTTCTGCGCTGA
- a CDS encoding FAD-dependent oxidoreductase → MTQSLPGQRPAQEQAFTGHGRPPVVVIGAGPYGLSVAAHLRAAGAPVRVFGDVMGSWRHAMATGMYLKSTPDATDLSAPEPGGTLADFRRVHSEPELTELTPIPCDVFVRYGQWFQKRYVGEVEPARVTAVERAASGPGFVVRLDDGSAMAASAVVVATGLNGLAHVPDELRRLAPEGPGPRARVSHTSHHTDLSVYAGRRVAVIGGGQSALESAALLHEAGAEAQVLVRERTVLWGMEPELSRPWTQRVTKPASPLGTGWILAGVCASPGAVRRLPAAARLLLFRRALGPSGGWWLRDRVEGVVPVRTSRRVTGAVVRGPEVRLDVVGPGGERESLAVDHVLAATGYRLDLDALPFLSPAVRDAVACVPGSKAPALRGTFESSVPGLYFTGSLAAPMFGPMMRFVAGTEFAAVRIARHVAAA, encoded by the coding sequence ATGACGCAGTCGCTTCCGGGGCAGCGCCCTGCCCAGGAGCAGGCTTTCACGGGGCACGGTCGGCCACCCGTCGTCGTGATCGGCGCCGGGCCCTACGGGCTTTCGGTGGCCGCCCACTTGCGGGCTGCGGGGGCGCCGGTGCGCGTCTTCGGTGACGTGATGGGCAGTTGGCGGCACGCCATGGCCACCGGGATGTACCTGAAATCGACGCCGGACGCGACCGATCTGTCGGCGCCGGAGCCCGGCGGCACGCTGGCGGACTTCCGACGCGTGCACAGCGAGCCGGAACTGACCGAGCTGACACCGATCCCGTGCGACGTCTTCGTGCGGTACGGGCAGTGGTTCCAGAAGCGGTACGTGGGTGAGGTCGAGCCGGCCCGGGTGACGGCCGTCGAGCGGGCGGCGTCCGGGCCCGGCTTCGTCGTCCGGCTGGACGACGGATCGGCGATGGCGGCCTCGGCCGTCGTGGTGGCGACGGGGCTGAACGGTCTCGCCCATGTCCCGGACGAGTTGCGGCGGCTCGCGCCCGAGGGACCGGGCCCGCGGGCGCGGGTGTCGCACACCAGCCACCACACGGACCTCTCGGTGTACGCGGGACGCCGGGTGGCCGTCATCGGCGGCGGTCAGTCCGCGCTGGAGAGCGCCGCGCTGCTGCACGAGGCGGGCGCCGAGGCGCAGGTCCTGGTGCGTGAGCGGACGGTGCTGTGGGGCATGGAGCCGGAGCTGTCGCGGCCCTGGACGCAGCGGGTGACCAAGCCGGCCTCGCCGCTCGGCACGGGGTGGATCCTGGCCGGGGTCTGCGCGTCACCGGGTGCGGTACGCCGGCTGCCCGCGGCGGCGCGGCTGCTGCTGTTCCGGCGGGCGCTCGGCCCGTCGGGCGGCTGGTGGCTGCGGGACCGGGTGGAAGGCGTCGTACCGGTGCGCACCTCGCGCCGGGTCACGGGCGCCGTGGTCCGGGGACCGGAGGTGCGCCTGGACGTCGTGGGCCCCGGGGGCGAGCGGGAGTCCCTCGCGGTCGACCACGTGCTGGCGGCCACCGGTTACCGGCTGGACCTGGACGCGCTGCCGTTCCTGTCACCCGCGGTGCGGGACGCCGTGGCGTGCGTGCCGGGCTCGAAGGCGCCCGCGCTGCGGGGGACGTTCGAGTCGTCGGTGCCCGGCCTGTACTTCACCGGTTCGCTGGCGGCGCCGATGTTCGGGCCGATGATGCGGTTCGTGGCGGGCACGGAGTTCGCCGCCGTACGCATCGCCCGGCACGTCGCGGCCGCCTGA
- a CDS encoding glycoside hydrolase family 5 protein → MPIARTFRIVAYLTVTFLVLTLFGTAPATAGPRPARSAAQTTGTWQPPLSTRGRYIVDAAGNRFRLKSANWDGAQGSWTGSGSSGDPANHHAGQDSYGIPLGLDRAPLSQLLNDFQALGINSIRLPFSNEMIHTTAPVPDVAVTANPQLRGRTPLEVYDAVVSALTGAGFAVILNNHTNTSRWCCGVDGNERWNSSQSTQQWADDWVFMARRYAANPRVVGADLYNEVRRDVLDDPNWGLGDGHDWYAAAQLAGDRILTEANPNLLIVVEGINWTGLPVDGFPHGRPMLTPVRTLSNTLVDAHKLVYSAHFYGYTGPHHSGATGIGETSDPRYQDLTRDELYQALADEAFFVTTEGRHYTAPVWISEFGIGANETGTAARSWFGNITDYFADHDADFAYWPLVGWAGHDDWALLGYDTSGHRSGILDGGDWRATAWDHLMNSGSRTGYVEQGATWRMLSTDHGDQVESLRVRAGGDWDSGAYKAVCPDGLRLIGLAHSGGRGLCTDVTAGDLRATGNAQTVVTDERYVPAGGDWASGYTKFQCPAGQFVIGYSRRGERVSAALCAPARATPKAAGRTVWFDRSDNRPADGAGDDFAYGAYKGQCAADELIAGIAFTTRVGSAQGPAAVLCVPVPS, encoded by the coding sequence ATGCCGATCGCCCGAACGTTCCGGATTGTCGCGTACCTGACAGTCACGTTCCTGGTTCTCACCCTGTTCGGCACCGCCCCGGCCACCGCCGGTCCGCGGCCCGCGCGGTCCGCCGCGCAGACCACCGGCACCTGGCAGCCCCCGCTGTCCACACGGGGCCGGTACATCGTCGACGCCGCGGGCAACCGCTTCCGTCTCAAGTCCGCCAACTGGGACGGCGCCCAGGGCTCCTGGACGGGCAGCGGCAGCTCCGGCGATCCCGCGAACCACCACGCCGGCCAGGACTCCTACGGCATCCCCCTCGGCCTGGACCGCGCGCCCCTCTCCCAGCTCCTCAACGACTTCCAGGCACTCGGCATCAACAGCATCCGGCTGCCGTTCTCGAACGAGATGATCCACACCACGGCCCCGGTGCCGGACGTCGCGGTCACCGCCAACCCACAGCTGCGCGGCAGGACCCCGCTGGAGGTCTACGACGCCGTCGTCAGCGCCCTCACCGGCGCGGGATTCGCCGTCATCCTCAACAACCACACCAACACCTCCCGTTGGTGCTGCGGCGTCGACGGCAACGAGCGCTGGAACAGCAGCCAGTCGACCCAGCAGTGGGCCGACGACTGGGTCTTCATGGCCCGCCGCTACGCCGCCAACCCCCGGGTCGTGGGCGCCGACCTCTACAACGAGGTACGCCGTGACGTACTCGACGACCCCAACTGGGGCCTGGGCGACGGCCACGACTGGTACGCCGCGGCCCAGCTCGCCGGCGACCGCATCCTCACCGAGGCGAACCCGAATCTCCTGATCGTCGTCGAGGGCATCAACTGGACCGGCCTGCCGGTCGACGGATTCCCCCACGGCCGCCCCATGCTCACCCCCGTCCGGACCCTCTCCAACACCCTCGTCGACGCCCACAAACTGGTCTACTCGGCCCACTTCTACGGTTACACCGGCCCCCACCACAGCGGCGCCACCGGCATCGGCGAGACCAGCGACCCCCGCTATCAGGACCTGACCCGCGACGAGCTGTACCAGGCCCTCGCCGACGAGGCCTTCTTCGTCACCACGGAGGGCAGGCACTACACCGCGCCGGTCTGGATCAGCGAGTTCGGCATCGGCGCGAACGAGACGGGTACGGCCGCCCGCTCCTGGTTCGGCAACATCACCGACTACTTCGCCGACCACGACGCCGACTTCGCCTACTGGCCGCTGGTCGGCTGGGCGGGTCACGACGACTGGGCGCTGCTCGGCTACGACACCTCGGGGCACCGCTCCGGCATCCTCGACGGAGGCGACTGGCGGGCCACCGCCTGGGACCACCTCATGAACTCCGGGAGCCGCACCGGGTACGTCGAGCAGGGGGCGACCTGGCGCATGCTGTCCACGGACCACGGCGACCAGGTCGAGTCCCTGCGCGTGCGGGCGGGCGGCGACTGGGACTCGGGCGCCTACAAGGCGGTCTGCCCGGACGGGCTGCGGCTGATCGGTCTCGCGCACTCCGGCGGACGGGGTCTGTGCACCGACGTGACCGCCGGCGACCTGCGCGCCACGGGCAACGCCCAGACGGTGGTCACCGACGAGCGGTACGTCCCCGCCGGCGGCGACTGGGCGTCCGGGTACACCAAATTCCAGTGCCCGGCGGGCCAGTTCGTCATCGGCTACAGCCGCCGCGGCGAGCGGGTCTCGGCGGCCCTGTGCGCCCCCGCCCGCGCCACGCCGAAAGCCGCCGGCCGGACAGTGTGGTTCGACCGCTCCGACAACCGCCCCGCCGACGGCGCGGGCGACGACTTCGCCTACGGCGCCTACAAGGGCCAGTGTGCCGCCGACGAGCTCATCGCGGGCATCGCCTTCACCACCCGGGTGGGCAGCGCACAGGGACCGGCCGCCGTACTGTGCGTCCCGGTGCCCTCCTGA
- a CDS encoding ScbR family autoregulator-binding transcription factor — protein sequence MARQERAIRTRRAVVEAAAAVFAERGYTAATIAEILERAGVTKGALYFHFDSKEALARGVINAQISDDYWVPRELKLQEWVDIGMTLAHRIPKEVILLAGIRLSADIQGRSLFGSAWPAWTELVTDKLVEAKERGEVLPHVTPRETAECFLGAWIGTQFMSEVVADWTDLNDRISVLYNHVLPAIATPAALIRLDTAPDRGARVVEEVERRRLEPPVPTEA from the coding sequence ATGGCGCGTCAGGAGCGTGCGATTCGGACCCGCCGCGCCGTTGTCGAGGCCGCCGCCGCGGTCTTCGCCGAACGCGGGTACACGGCGGCGACGATCGCCGAGATCCTCGAACGGGCCGGAGTCACCAAAGGCGCCCTGTACTTCCACTTCGATTCCAAGGAAGCGCTCGCGCGCGGCGTGATCAACGCCCAGATCAGCGACGACTACTGGGTGCCGCGTGAACTGAAGCTCCAGGAGTGGGTGGACATCGGCATGACGCTGGCCCACCGCATCCCCAAAGAGGTCATTCTCCTCGCCGGCATAAGGCTCTCCGCCGACATCCAGGGGCGCTCCCTGTTCGGCAGCGCCTGGCCCGCCTGGACCGAGCTGGTGACGGACAAACTGGTGGAGGCCAAGGAGCGCGGCGAGGTGCTGCCGCACGTCACACCGCGCGAGACCGCCGAGTGCTTCCTCGGGGCCTGGATCGGGACCCAGTTCATGTCGGAGGTGGTCGCCGACTGGACCGATCTCAACGACCGGATCTCCGTCCTCTACAACCACGTACTGCCGGCCATAGCCACTCCGGCGGCCCTGATCCGGCTGGACACCGCGCCCGACCGGGGTGCCCGGGTCGTCGAGGAAGTCGAGCGCCGTCGGCTGGAACCGCCCGTGCCCACCGAGGCCTGA
- a CDS encoding DUF6215 domain-containing protein, which yields MTESFAEPEKDGRPGLQAIAAVALFAVVVGALWAQKEFVHQKDAVGEPAACSNPDDHLPARYVSGGRLCKALNRPDLPALLGTSDEQAETAHGSGEWLTLAGGTKIAEPEATVTLETYSVKLTASYDHMTVATAGDLMDDARRTTVLGHPAVLYSSPTISIGFNLGGGKASTGPGGTARCLLVSKHGKDDGQGTFEVALWRQDDVPPDDTALERVAEQVLPTVPGWTGH from the coding sequence ATGACCGAGAGCTTCGCCGAGCCCGAAAAGGACGGCAGACCGGGGCTTCAGGCGATCGCGGCGGTGGCGTTGTTCGCGGTCGTCGTGGGCGCTCTGTGGGCGCAGAAGGAGTTCGTCCACCAGAAGGACGCGGTGGGCGAACCGGCGGCCTGCTCGAACCCGGACGACCATCTGCCTGCCCGTTACGTCTCCGGCGGCCGGCTGTGCAAGGCGCTCAACCGGCCGGACCTGCCGGCCCTGCTGGGGACCTCGGACGAGCAGGCCGAGACCGCCCACGGCAGCGGGGAGTGGCTCACGCTCGCCGGGGGCACGAAGATCGCCGAACCCGAGGCGACGGTGACCCTGGAAACGTACTCCGTGAAGCTGACGGCGTCGTACGACCACATGACCGTAGCCACGGCGGGCGACCTGATGGACGACGCCCGCAGGACGACCGTTCTCGGACACCCCGCCGTCCTCTACTCCAGCCCGACCATCTCCATCGGGTTCAACCTCGGTGGCGGCAAGGCGAGCACGGGCCCCGGCGGCACCGCGCGCTGCCTCCTGGTCTCCAAGCACGGCAAGGACGACGGCCAGGGCACGTTCGAGGTCGCGCTCTGGCGGCAGGACGACGTGCCACCGGACGACACGGCACTGGAGCGGGTCGCGGAGCAGGTACTGCCGACCGTCCCCGGCTGGACCGGGCACTGA